Proteins from a genomic interval of Polaribacter sp. Q13:
- a CDS encoding cupin domain-containing protein, with protein MNRLSEKYIISKDMEWEQLGGGVSRKFLGYDNQIMMVSVKFEEGALGSPHQHFHTQATYCVSGKFEFEIDGIKQIVEAGDGVYIEPNLLHSAICLEEGQLIDTFSPVREDFLTGDGPSYFGDKK; from the coding sequence ATGAATAGACTTAGCGAAAAGTACATTATTTCTAAAGACATGGAATGGGAGCAACTTGGTGGAGGAGTATCAAGAAAGTTTTTAGGGTATGATAATCAAATTATGATGGTAAGCGTAAAATTTGAAGAAGGAGCATTAGGTTCTCCACATCAACATTTTCACACGCAAGCTACCTATTGTGTTTCAGGTAAATTTGAATTTGAAATTGATGGTATAAAGCAAATTGTAGAAGCAGGAGATGGTGTGTATATAGAGCCTAATTTATTACATAGTGCCATATGTTTAGAAGAAGGCCAATTGATAGATACCTTTAGTCCTGTAAGAGAAGATTTCTTAACTGGTGATGGACCATCTTATTTTGGAGATAAGAAGTAA
- a CDS encoding alginate lyase family protein: protein MKKSYIQLIAIFFISFIAVSCNNSVESEKNNTKTEGSHPKLILTKKGVDKIRQNLGNVPVFDKTLADTKAEVDAEIELGILVPIPKDLSGGYTHERHKKNFIMLQKAGVLFQILNDEKYANYVKDMLFAYAKLYPTLPVHPQTRSYARGKLFWQCLNDSNWLVYSAQAYDCVYDWLSKEERDTLEKDLFIPFANFISVENPQFFNRVHNHSTWGNVAVGMIALVMDNDELLENALNGLKIDDLKEGMKDNDGGLIQVKGQRLGFFGNLDEPFSPDGYYNEGPYYQRYAMYPFLIFAEALHNVKPELKIFEYKDGVLLKAVDALINLTDAKGDFFPLNDGQKGMSYYTAALVSAVDIAYEYGGENPELLSIAKKQDRVVLDDTGLAIAIGLKEGLEKPFTKKSINLSDGKNGDEGGVGILRNENIELVYKYASQGSSHGHYDKLSFSLYEDGNEVIQDYGLARFVNIEQKGGGNYLKENKTWAKQTIAHNTLSVNGENHYEGKFDIGSKHHPELYFYDDKNPNVQIISATETNAYPGTEMLRTFALIKDKDFQRPFTIDLFKIKSNKKNQYDLPYYYLGHIMKTNFDYKSYPQLNALGTKNGYQHLWKEAAGKPSTDNTVFSWKNNNKFYTLTTTSNTTDELILARIGAQDPDYNLRKEPSFIVRRKNTQNTTFASVIESHGSYSYVTELALNAYSSVANVKIVLDTESYTAVEIKTKKDTTKILIISNKDNSAESKHTVKIDNKEYNWKGSYYYK from the coding sequence ATGAAGAAATCTTACATTCAATTAATAGCTATTTTTTTTATTAGTTTTATTGCTGTCTCTTGTAACAATTCTGTAGAAAGCGAAAAGAATAACACAAAAACGGAAGGTTCACACCCTAAATTAATTTTAACAAAAAAAGGTGTAGATAAAATAAGACAAAATTTAGGCAATGTGCCTGTTTTTGATAAAACTTTAGCGGATACAAAAGCAGAGGTAGATGCAGAAATAGAGTTAGGTATTTTAGTTCCTATTCCTAAAGATTTATCTGGCGGTTACACGCATGAGCGTCATAAAAAAAACTTTATAATGCTTCAAAAAGCAGGAGTTTTATTTCAGATTTTAAATGATGAAAAATATGCAAACTATGTTAAAGATATGTTGTTTGCTTATGCCAAATTATACCCAACATTACCGGTACATCCACAAACCAGATCTTATGCTAGAGGTAAATTATTTTGGCAATGTTTAAACGATTCTAATTGGTTAGTGTATTCTGCACAAGCGTATGATTGTGTTTATGATTGGTTATCAAAAGAAGAAAGAGATACGTTAGAAAAAGATTTGTTTATTCCTTTTGCAAATTTTATATCTGTAGAAAATCCACAATTTTTTAATAGAGTTCATAACCATAGTACTTGGGGTAATGTTGCCGTTGGTATGATTGCCTTGGTAATGGATAATGATGAGTTATTAGAAAATGCTTTAAATGGTTTAAAAATAGATGATTTAAAGGAAGGGATGAAAGATAACGATGGAGGTCTTATTCAAGTTAAAGGACAAAGATTAGGTTTTTTTGGTAATTTAGATGAACCTTTTTCTCCTGATGGTTATTATAACGAAGGACCATATTACCAGCGTTATGCGATGTATCCTTTTTTAATTTTTGCAGAAGCATTGCACAATGTAAAACCAGAATTAAAGATATTTGAATATAAAGACGGTGTTTTGTTAAAAGCAGTGGATGCATTGATAAACTTAACGGATGCAAAAGGAGATTTTTTTCCTTTAAATGACGGTCAAAAAGGAATGTCTTATTATACAGCAGCGTTAGTTTCTGCAGTAGATATTGCTTACGAATATGGAGGTGAAAATCCAGAATTATTAAGTATTGCAAAAAAACAAGATAGAGTTGTTTTAGACGACACTGGTTTGGCAATTGCAATAGGTCTTAAGGAAGGTTTAGAAAAACCATTTACAAAAAAATCTATTAATTTATCTGATGGTAAGAATGGAGATGAAGGAGGTGTAGGGATTTTAAGAAATGAAAACATAGAATTGGTTTATAAATATGCCTCACAAGGCTCTAGCCATGGGCATTATGATAAATTATCTTTTTCTTTATATGAAGACGGAAATGAAGTTATTCAAGATTATGGTTTAGCTCGTTTTGTAAATATTGAACAAAAAGGTGGTGGTAATTACTTAAAAGAAAATAAAACTTGGGCAAAACAAACGATTGCTCATAATACACTTTCTGTAAATGGAGAGAATCATTATGAAGGTAAATTTGATATAGGTAGTAAGCATCATCCAGAATTGTATTTTTATGATGATAAAAATCCTAATGTTCAAATAATAAGTGCTACAGAAACAAACGCATATCCAGGTACAGAAATGCTTAGAACTTTTGCCTTAATAAAAGACAAAGATTTTCAAAGACCATTTACAATAGACCTTTTTAAAATAAAATCTAATAAAAAAAATCAATACGATTTGCCTTATTATTATTTAGGTCATATTATGAAAACTAATTTTGATTATAAATCATACCCTCAATTAAATGCTTTAGGTACCAAGAATGGGTATCAACATTTATGGAAAGAGGCTGCAGGGAAACCATCTACAGATAATACGGTGTTTTCTTGGAAGAATAACAATAAGTTTTATACGTTAACAACCACTTCTAATACTACAGATGAGTTAATTTTAGCCAGAATAGGAGCACAGGATCCAGATTATAATTTGCGTAAAGAACCTTCTTTTATTGTAAGAAGAAAAAACACACAAAACACCACTTTTGCCTCTGTAATAGAATCTCACGGAAGTTATAGTTATGTTACAGAATTGGCTTTAAATGCCTATAGTAGTGTTGCAAACGTAAAAATAGTTTTAGATACAGAAAGTTATACAGCTGTAGAAATTAAAACAAAGAAGGATACAACCAAAATTTTAATTATCTCTAATAAAGATAATTCTGCAGAGAGTAAGCATACAGTTAAAATAGATAATAAGGAGTATAATTGGAAAGGTTCTTATTATTACAAATAA